The following proteins are co-located in the Desulfoscipio sp. XC116 genome:
- the pdxS gene encoding pyridoxal 5'-phosphate synthase lyase subunit PdxS, translating into MAEKGTWTVKKGLAEMLKGGVIMDVTTPEQAKIAEEAGACAVMALERVPADIRAAGGVARMADPTVIIRIMDAVTIPVMAKARIGHFVEAQILEALGADYIDESEVLTPADEQYHIEKHAFKVPFVCGARNLGEALRRIAEGAAMIRTKGEPGTGNVVEAVRHMRMVMGQIRRVRNLPKEELMSAAKDMGAPYDLLLYVAENGRLPVVNFAAGGIATPADAALMMQLGCDGIFVGSGIFKSNDPQSRAKAIVAATTHFNDPRILAEISRDLGEAMPGLEISTIAPEQRMQDRGW; encoded by the coding sequence ATGGCTGAAAAGGGGACATGGACAGTAAAAAAAGGTTTAGCGGAAATGCTTAAGGGCGGAGTAATTATGGATGTTACTACTCCGGAGCAAGCTAAAATAGCTGAAGAAGCTGGGGCCTGCGCGGTAATGGCGCTGGAAAGAGTACCCGCCGATATACGTGCTGCCGGCGGAGTAGCTAGAATGGCTGATCCTACAGTTATTATACGCATTATGGATGCTGTTACTATCCCGGTAATGGCCAAAGCTAGAATTGGTCATTTTGTGGAAGCACAGATACTGGAAGCTTTAGGTGCTGATTATATAGACGAAAGTGAGGTGCTTACACCGGCGGATGAGCAGTATCACATAGAAAAACATGCTTTTAAGGTGCCTTTTGTGTGTGGTGCTCGTAATCTTGGTGAGGCGCTCAGACGCATTGCCGAAGGTGCGGCTATGATTCGTACCAAAGGTGAACCCGGCACGGGCAATGTGGTAGAAGCCGTTCGCCATATGCGTATGGTGATGGGGCAAATACGCCGGGTGCGAAATTTGCCTAAGGAAGAATTAATGAGTGCAGCCAAAGATATGGGTGCACCCTATGATTTACTTTTATATGTAGCCGAGAATGGTAGATTGCCGGTGGTTAATTTTGCCGCCGGTGGTATTGCGACCCCTGCGGATGCTGCTTTAATGATGCAGTTGGGCTGTGACGGTATTTTTGTTGGTTCCGGTATATTTAAGTCGAATGATCCGCAGTCCAGAGCCAAGGCTATTGTTGCCGCCACTACGCATTTTAATGACCCTAGAATACTGGCTGAGATTTCTCGGGATCTGGGAGAAGCCATGCCCGGTCTTGAAATATCCACTATTGCCCCGGAACAGCGTATGCAGGACAGAGGTTGGTAA
- the pdxT gene encoding pyridoxal 5'-phosphate synthase glutaminase subunit PdxT, whose translation MLIGVLALQGAFREHQCSLEKCGVSTRQVRKPSELDDIDALVIPGGESTTMGKLLNGFDLMKPIINLANQGMPVFGTCAGLIMLAKHIRNSRQETLAAMDIEVERNAFGRQVDSFETDLDIPVLGNDPYRAVFIRAPYITEVSEGVDILARCGEKIVCARQERFLVAAFHPELTDDLRMHHYFISLIAAKTPVSNKERGHTC comes from the coding sequence ATGTTAATTGGTGTACTTGCCTTACAGGGCGCTTTTCGGGAACATCAATGTTCGCTGGAGAAATGTGGCGTTTCAACTCGCCAGGTCAGGAAACCGTCGGAACTTGATGATATAGATGCTTTGGTGATTCCCGGTGGCGAAAGTACTACTATGGGTAAATTATTAAATGGCTTTGACTTAATGAAACCTATAATAAATTTAGCTAACCAGGGTATGCCCGTTTTTGGTACTTGCGCCGGGCTTATTATGCTGGCCAAGCATATAAGGAATTCCCGGCAGGAAACATTGGCTGCCATGGATATAGAAGTGGAACGCAATGCTTTTGGGCGACAGGTAGATAGTTTTGAAACTGATTTGGATATTCCCGTTTTAGGCAATGATCCCTACCGGGCGGTGTTTATCAGAGCTCCTTATATAACGGAGGTTTCCGAAGGTGTGGATATATTGGCACGCTGTGGAGAAAAAATTGTCTGTGCCCGGCAGGAACGTTTTCTTGTGGCTGCTTTTCATCCGGAATTGACAGATGATTTGCGTATGCACCATTATTTTATCTCGTTAATCGCCGCTAAGACTCCCGTCTCAAATAAGGAAAGGGGACACACCTGCTGA
- a CDS encoding IS1634 family transposase: MRLSLSKSKNATSFYVIKSVYEKGVRSTKIVEKLGTEKELRKKLNGRDPYEWAKAYIDELNRQEKESQRKVIVEFSPTKVIAKDRQASFNGGYLFLQSLYHSLGLHKICAVLQKKYKITFDLNTILASLLYGRILFPGSKLATKELVRNFLEQPRLELQHVYRALEILAKESDFIQAQVYKNSLNACKRNTAVLFYDCTNFFFEIEQAEGLKQYGKGKENRPNPLVEMGLFMDGDGVPLAFCIHPGNTNEQVTLKPLERKILANFKLSQFVVCTDAGLASTANRKFNDIQERAFITTQSIKKLKQFLKEWALDPADWSLNKHKSETSSHDKTKTSYNLTEVIQRFQSDTTSEEEKKTLESMVFYKERWLKEGDLEQRLIVTFSLKYKNYQEIIRSNQIERARKIMEKNPAKLKKCNANDYRRFIQKSFCTPDGELAEKELLSINQDVINEEAQYDGFYAVCTNLEDSISDIVKVNKGRWEIEECFRIIKSEFKARPVYLSRDDRITAHFMTCFLSLILYRMLEKKLGGEFTCKEILTTIRDMNFYKIPGEGVVPTYKRTNITDALHSHFGFRTDYEIVNTKELKRIFNFTKK, translated from the coding sequence ATGCGATTATCTTTATCCAAATCAAAAAACGCCACCTCTTTTTATGTGATTAAGTCCGTCTATGAAAAGGGGGTGCGCTCCACTAAAATCGTTGAAAAACTTGGCACGGAAAAGGAGCTCCGTAAAAAATTAAACGGTCGTGATCCCTACGAATGGGCTAAGGCTTATATCGATGAACTTAATCGTCAAGAAAAAGAATCTCAACGCAAAGTTATAGTTGAGTTTTCCCCTACAAAAGTTATCGCTAAAGATCGCCAGGCTTCATTCAATGGCGGCTATTTGTTCTTGCAAAGTCTGTATCACAGTTTGGGTCTACATAAAATTTGTGCTGTCCTTCAGAAAAAATACAAAATCACCTTTGATTTAAATACGATTCTTGCCTCGCTCCTTTATGGCCGCATCCTCTTTCCCGGCTCAAAGCTTGCTACCAAGGAACTGGTGCGGAACTTTCTTGAGCAACCGCGCCTTGAGCTGCAGCATGTATATCGTGCATTGGAGATTTTAGCCAAGGAGAGTGATTTCATCCAAGCTCAGGTATATAAAAACAGCCTTAACGCTTGCAAGCGCAACACAGCGGTTTTGTTCTATGACTGCACTAACTTCTTCTTTGAAATTGAACAGGCTGAGGGCTTAAAACAGTATGGCAAAGGCAAGGAGAACCGTCCGAATCCCCTTGTGGAAATGGGATTGTTTATGGATGGTGATGGTGTTCCTTTGGCTTTCTGTATTCATCCCGGAAATACCAATGAGCAGGTGACCCTGAAACCTTTAGAACGGAAAATCCTTGCCAATTTTAAACTCTCTCAATTTGTTGTCTGTACTGATGCCGGTCTTGCCAGTACCGCCAACCGGAAGTTTAACGACATCCAAGAGCGAGCTTTTATCACCACCCAGTCGATCAAGAAGTTGAAGCAATTTTTGAAAGAGTGGGCGCTCGATCCGGCAGACTGGAGCCTTAATAAACACAAGAGTGAAACGTCTTCGCACGATAAGACGAAAACCTCTTACAATCTAACGGAAGTCATTCAGCGGTTTCAAAGCGACACGACCTCAGAAGAGGAGAAAAAAACGCTGGAATCTATGGTTTTCTATAAAGAACGCTGGCTCAAGGAGGGTGATCTTGAACAAAGGTTGATTGTGACCTTTTCTTTAAAATATAAAAATTATCAGGAGATCATACGCAGCAATCAGATTGAACGCGCCCGTAAAATCATGGAGAAAAACCCAGCCAAACTAAAAAAGTGTAATGCTAATGATTACCGGAGGTTTATTCAAAAGAGTTTTTGCACTCCTGATGGTGAGCTTGCTGAAAAAGAGTTGCTCAGCATCAATCAAGATGTGATCAATGAGGAGGCGCAATATGATGGCTTCTATGCGGTTTGTACCAATTTAGAAGATTCTATTTCTGATATCGTTAAGGTGAACAAGGGACGATGGGAGATTGAAGAATGCTTTCGCATCATTAAGAGTGAATTTAAAGCCAGACCTGTTTATCTGAGCCGAGACGACCGGATTACGGCTCACTTTATGACCTGTTTCCTGTCGTTGATCCTCTATCGAATGCTGGAAAAGAAACTGGGGGGCGAATTCACATGTAAAGAGATTTTAACAACGATACGGGATATGAATTTCTACAAGATCCCTGGAGAAGGGGTTGTTCCTACGTATAAACGCACCAATATCACGGATGCTTTGCATAGCCATTTTGGATTTCGAACAGACTACGAGATCGTAAATACAAAAGAGCTAAAAAGAATTTTTAATTTCACTAAGAAATAA
- a CDS encoding alanine--glyoxylate aminotransferase family protein: MQDKSYLMIPGPTPVPPTVVAAMTAPMIGHRSEDFQVLHKDIIFKLQKLFQTQNEMYVLTSSGTGGMESAVANTVSPGDKVLTLVGGKFGERWTELTKQYGAEVIELNFEWGTRVDHQVVQEKLAANPDIKVVFATQNETSTGVTNDIESIGKIVAKTPALLVVDGVSGVGGIEIKVDDWHVDILTTGSQKSLMLPPGLAIQSISDKAWKVIEANKSPRYYFSLLRARKQYPKWNTAYTPAVSLFVGLNAALDMMLAEGLDNVYARHKLLRNATRAAIGALGLKLMTDDSCASPVVTSVYAPEGIGSDDIRKVLKNEYNITFAGGQAQLKNKIMRIAHMGFADQMNVLIAIAGLEMALQKLGYPVELGAGVKAAQQVFLGV, from the coding sequence ATGCAGGACAAAAGTTATTTAATGATTCCGGGGCCGACACCGGTACCGCCGACAGTGGTGGCTGCAATGACTGCGCCCATGATTGGTCACCGTAGTGAAGATTTTCAGGTGCTGCATAAAGATATAATTTTTAAACTGCAAAAATTGTTTCAAACCCAAAATGAAATGTATGTTTTAACCAGCTCGGGCACCGGTGGTATGGAATCTGCAGTGGCTAATACGGTAAGCCCCGGGGATAAGGTGCTTACTTTAGTAGGCGGTAAGTTTGGCGAGCGCTGGACTGAATTGACCAAGCAGTATGGGGCCGAAGTAATTGAGTTAAACTTTGAATGGGGTACCCGTGTAGATCATCAGGTAGTTCAGGAAAAGCTGGCGGCCAATCCAGATATTAAAGTTGTTTTTGCTACCCAAAATGAAACCTCCACAGGTGTAACTAATGATATTGAAAGCATTGGTAAAATAGTTGCCAAAACTCCTGCCCTATTAGTAGTGGACGGAGTTAGCGGTGTGGGCGGTATTGAAATAAAAGTTGATGATTGGCATGTGGATATTCTAACTACCGGCTCGCAAAAATCATTAATGCTGCCTCCGGGACTGGCTATTCAGAGTATTAGTGACAAAGCCTGGAAAGTAATTGAAGCTAATAAATCTCCCCGCTATTACTTTAGTTTATTGAGAGCCAGGAAACAATATCCCAAATGGAACACGGCATATACTCCGGCGGTATCGCTTTTTGTCGGTCTTAACGCCGCGCTGGATATGATGCTGGCCGAAGGCCTGGATAATGTTTATGCCCGGCATAAGTTGTTGCGCAATGCCACCCGGGCCGCTATTGGGGCACTGGGATTGAAATTAATGACCGATGACAGCTGCGCTTCTCCCGTGGTTACATCGGTATACGCACCGGAAGGTATTGGTTCGGATGATATCCGTAAGGTATTGAAAAATGAATATAATATAACGTTTGCGGGTGGGCAGGCTCAGTTGAAAAATAAAATAATGCGGATTGCTCATATGGGTTTCGCTGATCAAATGAATGTATTAATTGCTATCGCCGGCTTGGAAATGGCACTGCAAAAGCTTGGGTATCCAGTTGAGCTTGGCGCCGGTGTAAAGGCAGCCCAGCAAGTGTTTTTGGGGGTGTAA
- the serA gene encoding phosphoglycerate dehydrogenase: protein MAQFKVLAMDNVSQKGLEPLYNDSDIEVVIGSKMTEDELIAVIGDYDAMIVRSATKVTPRVLENAPKLKVVGRAGVGVDNIDLNASTQHGVLVVNAPDGNTIAAAEHTMAMMLALARNISQAVGKMKNGVWDKKAFLGVELRGKTLGVIGLGRIGSAVARRAQAMEMDIVAYDPYISAEKAEAMGIKLAAMDELLPAADFITVHMPKTKETYHMLDDKAFAAMKDGVRVINCARGGIIDEEALYKYMQSGKVAGAALDVFEKEPNTGSPLLEMNNFIATPHLGASTAEAQINVAVDVAEEIVDALKGKVVRNTVNIPSVKPEVMSKIKPYLKLAEKLGKFQAQLVEGRVNKIEITYNGDLAGEDVKPITTAVVKGFLDPILQESVNFINAPILAKNRGISVVQIVNGRADGYASLITLTVVSDKGEKSLSGTLFQENDPRIVMVDGYRVDAVPEGNMLYVPHIDKPRIIGPVGMLIGEHHINIASMQVGRKEIGGKAVMMLSVDAPVPEKTLQAIGELDGVLDVKFVSL from the coding sequence ATGGCACAATTTAAAGTATTGGCAATGGATAATGTTTCGCAAAAAGGTTTGGAACCATTGTACAACGACTCGGATATTGAAGTGGTTATCGGCAGTAAAATGACTGAAGATGAGCTGATAGCTGTAATCGGTGATTATGATGCTATGATTGTACGCAGCGCCACTAAAGTGACCCCCCGGGTGCTGGAAAACGCCCCTAAACTAAAAGTGGTGGGCCGGGCCGGTGTCGGCGTGGATAATATTGATCTCAATGCTTCTACCCAGCATGGCGTGTTGGTGGTTAACGCTCCTGACGGCAATACTATTGCGGCTGCCGAACATACTATGGCTATGATGTTGGCGCTGGCCAGAAATATTTCTCAGGCAGTGGGAAAAATGAAAAACGGTGTGTGGGATAAAAAGGCCTTCTTGGGTGTGGAACTTCGGGGTAAAACGCTGGGCGTTATCGGTTTGGGCAGGATTGGCTCGGCGGTGGCCCGGCGCGCTCAGGCCATGGAAATGGATATAGTGGCCTATGATCCCTATATTTCCGCGGAAAAGGCGGAAGCCATGGGCATAAAGCTGGCTGCCATGGATGAGTTATTGCCGGCAGCTGATTTTATTACAGTGCATATGCCTAAAACCAAAGAAACCTATCATATGCTGGATGATAAAGCCTTTGCTGCTATGAAAGACGGGGTGCGGGTTATCAACTGCGCCCGGGGCGGTATTATAGACGAGGAAGCTCTTTACAAGTACATGCAGTCGGGGAAAGTGGCCGGTGCGGCTCTGGATGTTTTTGAAAAGGAACCGAATACGGGCAGTCCTCTACTGGAAATGAACAACTTTATTGCCACTCCGCACTTGGGCGCTTCCACTGCCGAGGCACAGATTAACGTAGCTGTGGATGTAGCTGAAGAAATTGTAGACGCTCTTAAAGGTAAGGTAGTACGTAATACCGTAAACATTCCATCAGTTAAGCCTGAAGTTATGTCTAAAATTAAGCCGTACCTAAAGTTGGCTGAAAAATTGGGTAAATTCCAAGCTCAGCTGGTAGAAGGCCGGGTTAATAAAATAGAGATTACTTATAACGGTGATCTGGCCGGTGAGGATGTCAAGCCAATTACAACCGCGGTGGTAAAAGGTTTTTTGGATCCTATTTTACAAGAATCAGTAAACTTTATTAATGCGCCTATCTTAGCTAAAAATCGAGGCATCAGTGTGGTACAAATCGTTAATGGCCGGGCTGACGGTTATGCCAGCTTGATTACTTTGACAGTAGTATCAGATAAGGGAGAAAAATCGTTATCGGGAACCTTATTCCAAGAAAATGATCCTCGCATTGTGATGGTGGATGGTTACCGGGTGGACGCGGTCCCCGAAGGAAATATGCTTTATGTACCACACATAGATAAGCCAAGAATTATCGGCCCTGTAGGTATGTTAATTGGCGAACACCATATAAATATAGCCAGTATGCAGGTGGGACGTAAGGAAATCGGCGGCAAGGCCGTGATGATGCTTTCGGTGGATGCCCCGGTCCCTGAAAAAACCTTGCAAGCCATTGGCGAATTAGACGGCGTGCTGGATGTAAAGTTTGTTAGCTTATAG
- the serS gene encoding serine--tRNA ligase, with translation MLDLKFVRNNSEIVKEALQKRGASISLDPFLALDERRREKLTEVEKLKNKRNVVSEEIGRLKKAGQLAEDMVLEMRQVSNAIKNIDDEIRILDQQLQQTLLNIPNIPEESVPVGLDESDNVELRRWGEPRQFGFEPKPHWDIGEALDILDFERGGKVTGARFLFYKGAGAALERAVFNFMLDVHTKEHGYVELMPPFMVNSNSMIGTGQLPKFAEDMFKVENTDYYLIPTAEVPVTNLYSNEILDGDKLPIYHCAYSACFRAEAGAAGRDTRGLIRLHQFNKVELVKFARPEDSFAELEKLTQNAEKILQLLELPYRVVVLSTGDLGFSSAKTYDLEVWLPSYNSYKEISSCSNFMDFQARRANIRYREGKAKPRFVHTLNGSGLAVGRTVAAILENCQTDTGAVKVPAVLQPYMGGIKEIY, from the coding sequence ATGTTGGATTTGAAATTTGTACGAAACAATTCTGAAATTGTTAAAGAGGCGTTGCAAAAAAGAGGAGCCAGTATTTCACTTGATCCTTTTTTGGCACTTGATGAGCGCCGCCGGGAAAAGCTGACCGAGGTGGAGAAACTTAAAAATAAACGCAATGTGGTGTCCGAGGAGATTGGCCGGCTGAAAAAGGCCGGGCAGCTGGCCGAGGATATGGTACTGGAAATGCGGCAGGTTTCCAACGCTATTAAAAATATAGATGACGAAATTCGTATTTTGGATCAGCAATTGCAGCAGACATTGCTAAATATCCCTAATATTCCCGAAGAAAGTGTGCCCGTGGGGTTGGATGAAAGTGACAATGTTGAGTTGCGGCGCTGGGGTGAGCCCAGACAGTTCGGTTTTGAACCCAAACCCCACTGGGATATCGGTGAGGCGCTGGATATATTGGATTTTGAACGGGGCGGCAAGGTTACAGGCGCTAGATTTCTTTTTTACAAAGGTGCCGGCGCGGCCCTGGAGCGTGCTGTGTTTAATTTTATGCTGGATGTGCATACGAAGGAGCACGGCTATGTGGAGCTAATGCCTCCGTTTATGGTTAACAGCAACAGTATGATCGGCACAGGTCAACTGCCCAAATTCGCCGAGGATATGTTTAAAGTTGAGAATACGGATTATTATTTGATACCTACCGCCGAAGTGCCGGTAACCAATCTTTACAGTAATGAAATATTGGATGGCGATAAATTGCCTATTTATCATTGTGCCTACAGCGCTTGCTTCAGAGCCGAGGCAGGGGCGGCGGGACGGGATACCCGGGGCCTGATCAGGCTGCACCAGTTTAACAAGGTAGAACTGGTTAAGTTCGCTCGCCCCGAGGATTCCTTTGCGGAACTGGAGAAATTGACTCAAAATGCCGAGAAAATACTGCAGTTGCTGGAACTGCCTTACCGGGTGGTTGTTTTAAGTACCGGTGACCTGGGTTTTAGCTCTGCTAAAACCTATGATTTAGAGGTATGGCTGCCCAGTTACAACAGTTATAAAGAGATTTCTTCCTGCAGTAATTTTATGGATTTCCAGGCCCGGCGGGCCAATATCAGGTACCGGGAGGGTAAAGCCAAGCCCCGTTTTGTACACACTTTAAACGGTTCAGGCCTGGCCGTGGGCCGGACGGTAGCCGCTATATTGGAAAACTGTCAGACCGACACAGGTGCGGTGAAGGTACCGGCGGTGTTACAGCCGTACATGGGTGGCATTAAAGAGATATATTGA